One segment of Polyangia bacterium DNA contains the following:
- the ligD gene encoding non-homologous end-joining DNA ligase, whose protein sequence is MITHPEKVLFPDSGITKGALCAYYESVAAVMVPHIAGRPVTMERYPAGIGKKGFIQKDVSKGFPEWLPRVEVERRDGKREEPVHYPLVNDARSLLWIANQNSITPHVWTSRVPDLDRPDLCVFDLDPSRDDPPTLRAGALAVRALLDELALPTFVKTSGSKGFHILVALDGEANFETVWRFAHGVGAVLVKRHPALFTQEFIKADRADRILIDTGRNGQGATFAAVYAVRARPGAPVSAPCTWQEIESATVGPQTFTLTTMAERLAARGDLWQSLDSQRVSLRSALPTLEQMLSADDWKEALAASTRRPSSRQKKRDP, encoded by the coding sequence ATGATCACTCACCCCGAGAAGGTGCTCTTCCCCGACAGCGGCATCACCAAGGGCGCCCTCTGCGCTTATTACGAGAGCGTCGCGGCCGTGATGGTGCCGCACATCGCCGGCCGGCCGGTGACGATGGAGCGCTACCCGGCAGGGATCGGCAAGAAGGGCTTCATTCAAAAGGACGTCTCGAAGGGGTTCCCGGAGTGGCTGCCGCGCGTCGAGGTCGAGCGGCGCGACGGCAAACGGGAAGAGCCGGTTCATTATCCGCTGGTCAACGACGCGCGATCGCTGCTCTGGATCGCCAATCAGAATTCGATCACGCCGCACGTCTGGACGTCGCGCGTGCCCGACCTCGATCGTCCCGACCTGTGCGTGTTCGATCTGGATCCCTCGCGCGACGATCCGCCGACCCTGCGCGCCGGCGCCCTCGCCGTCCGCGCACTGCTCGACGAGCTGGCGTTGCCGACCTTCGTCAAGACGTCGGGCTCGAAGGGCTTTCACATCCTGGTCGCCCTCGACGGCGAGGCCAATTTCGAGACCGTCTGGCGCTTCGCCCATGGCGTGGGCGCCGTGCTGGTCAAGCGCCACCCCGCGCTTTTCACCCAGGAGTTCATCAAGGCCGATCGCGCCGACCGCATCCTCATCGACACCGGCCGCAACGGCCAGGGGGCGACGTTCGCCGCCGTCTATGCCGTGCGCGCCAGGCCCGGCGCGCCCGTCTCCGCTCCCTGCACCTGGCAAGAGATAGAGAGCGCCACCGTCGGCCCGCAGACGTTCACGCTGACCACGATGGCCGAGCGCCTCGCCGCGCGCGGTGATCTCTGGCAGTCGCTCGACAGCCAGCGCGTTTCGCTGCGCAGCGCCCTGCCCACGCTCGAACAAATGCTGAGCGCAGACGACTGGAAGGAGGCGCTGGCGGCATCGACGCGGCGGCCCTCGTCGCGGCAGAAAAAGCGCGACCCATAG
- the ligD gene encoding non-homologous end-joining DNA ligase encodes MTDAFPDWVEPMAATLTRERFSGPEWVFERKLDGIRLLAFKDGPRVRLLSRNRLAQNTAYPSFQRAIEELPVRDVILDGEATGWFGRHEEVGYHLFDVVWLDGRDLTSLPLDERRAILETLPLRPPLLSVARLAEERPWERAAREGWEGVIAKRRDSLYEHRRSPHWLKMKCESSQELVVGGFTDPQGGRVGLGALLVGYYDGDDFVFAGKVGTGLDNSGLRDVRRRLDALEIAAPSFTRATGLPRLRVHWVRPELVVQVAFLEWTGHDKLRHPRLVGLREDKPARDVTRERA; translated from the coding sequence GTGACCGACGCTTTCCCCGACTGGGTCGAGCCCATGGCCGCCACGCTGACGCGCGAGCGGTTCAGCGGGCCGGAGTGGGTGTTCGAGCGCAAGCTCGATGGGATCCGGCTGCTGGCTTTCAAGGACGGGCCGCGCGTGCGGCTGCTCTCCCGCAACCGGCTAGCGCAAAACACGGCGTACCCGTCATTCCAGCGCGCGATAGAGGAGCTGCCGGTCCGCGACGTGATCCTCGACGGTGAGGCGACCGGCTGGTTCGGCCGGCACGAAGAGGTCGGTTATCACCTCTTCGACGTGGTGTGGCTCGACGGGCGCGACCTCACGTCGCTGCCGCTCGATGAGCGCCGCGCGATCTTGGAGACCTTGCCGCTGCGGCCCCCGCTCTTGTCCGTGGCGCGCCTCGCGGAAGAACGCCCGTGGGAACGGGCCGCCCGCGAAGGGTGGGAGGGCGTCATCGCCAAGCGCCGCGACTCGCTCTACGAGCACCGGCGCTCGCCCCACTGGCTGAAGATGAAGTGCGAGTCATCCCAAGAATTGGTCGTCGGTGGCTTCACCGATCCGCAGGGCGGACGCGTCGGGCTGGGCGCTCTGCTGGTCGGGTACTACGATGGCGACGACTTCGTCTTCGCGGGCAAGGTCGGCACCGGCCTCGACAACAGCGGGCTGCGCGATGTGCGGCGGCGGCTCGACGCGCTGGAGATCGCCGCCCCGTCTTTCACGCGCGCCACCGGCCTGCCGCGCTTGCGGGTTCATTGGGTGCGCCCCGAGCTGGTGGTCCAGGTGGCATTCCTCGAATGGACCGGGCACGACAAGCTCCGCCACCCCCGCCTCGTTGGTCTGCGCGAGGACAAGCCGGCGCGCGACGTCACGCGGGAACGTGCATGA
- a CDS encoding AI-2E family transporter encodes MWRDRMPPSAPPEIGPSTRGARERALGILAAAAILASLYFARDVLVPFTLAVILSLLVAPLVRTLRRFGLGHTPSVLTAVLVLAVSFAAVAVVIGSQLVRMTESLPQYERTIELKLKALNDVTAGKFDALARHAARLTNKHAVTPPPGTLEQPDAASSPIPIPVEVHQPAPNPLQVMGQVAGSLWAPIETAGIVLLVLIFVLLEREALRDRFIRIAGGTDIRLTTFAINDAGERLSRFFVSQFAVNFGLGVVLWMGLGIIGLPHPLLWAALAAVLRFVPYIGVWIAALCAVLLAAAVDPGWSLALTTLGLFVVVEAIAGQLVEPQLYGHSTGLSPLSVVIAAIFWSWLWGPIGLIVSTPLTLCLLVAGRHIKTLSMLDVLLGDTPALTLPEGFYQRALSADSAELIAGAKAFLKRDSFANYCDRVLLPAAHLAIIDLRTGAIGVDQLAKVRSAIVAVLAAIDGESYRRRRRNRQDTVLAGANAGRLLRQMREQVSGRWQGPLKVPARSVMVCVSLGAMADDLTTEILVRILRHEKRDARHVSFEDLPLAVAPSPEAAEGVSIVYIVSGLPGEERKRGQATAEEMRRRFPHACIVAVFLPGLMRKPDTENETLPAADFSASSLSQAVQFCIDMHVHAPPSLHVVNDG; translated from the coding sequence ATGTGGCGAGATCGGATGCCGCCGTCAGCCCCGCCCGAAATCGGTCCATCAACCCGCGGGGCGCGCGAGCGGGCCCTGGGAATCCTCGCGGCGGCGGCGATACTGGCCTCGCTGTACTTTGCCCGCGATGTCCTGGTGCCGTTCACCCTGGCGGTGATTCTGAGCTTGCTGGTCGCGCCGCTGGTGCGGACGCTGCGGCGCTTTGGGTTGGGTCATACACCGTCGGTGCTGACGGCGGTTCTGGTGCTGGCGGTTTCGTTTGCCGCCGTCGCTGTCGTCATTGGGTCGCAACTGGTGCGGATGACGGAGAGCCTTCCTCAATACGAGCGGACCATCGAACTCAAGCTGAAGGCCCTGAACGACGTGACCGCCGGCAAGTTCGATGCGCTGGCGCGGCACGCGGCGCGCCTGACGAACAAACACGCCGTGACCCCACCGCCGGGCACGCTCGAGCAACCCGACGCTGCCAGTTCGCCGATCCCGATTCCCGTAGAGGTGCACCAGCCGGCGCCCAATCCGTTGCAGGTGATGGGACAGGTGGCGGGATCACTGTGGGCGCCGATCGAGACCGCCGGGATCGTGCTGCTGGTGTTGATATTCGTGTTGCTCGAGCGTGAGGCGCTGCGCGACCGCTTCATCCGGATTGCCGGCGGCACCGACATCCGCTTGACGACCTTCGCCATCAACGACGCCGGCGAGCGGTTGTCGCGCTTTTTCGTTTCCCAATTCGCGGTCAATTTCGGGCTTGGCGTCGTGCTTTGGATGGGGCTCGGCATCATCGGGCTGCCGCATCCGCTGTTGTGGGCGGCGCTGGCAGCGGTGCTGCGCTTCGTTCCCTATATCGGGGTCTGGATTGCAGCGCTGTGCGCGGTGCTGTTGGCGGCCGCCGTCGATCCGGGATGGTCGCTGGCCCTGACCACCTTGGGTCTGTTCGTCGTCGTCGAGGCGATCGCCGGGCAACTGGTCGAGCCGCAGTTGTACGGCCACTCCACCGGCCTATCGCCGCTGTCGGTGGTGATCGCCGCCATCTTCTGGAGCTGGCTGTGGGGCCCGATCGGTTTGATCGTTTCCACACCGTTGACGTTGTGTCTGCTGGTCGCGGGCCGACACATCAAAACGCTCAGCATGCTGGACGTGCTTTTGGGAGATACCCCGGCGCTGACCTTACCGGAGGGCTTTTACCAGCGCGCGCTGTCAGCCGATTCCGCCGAGCTCATTGCCGGCGCGAAGGCGTTTCTGAAACGCGATTCTTTCGCCAACTATTGCGATCGGGTGCTGCTGCCGGCGGCGCATTTGGCGATCATCGATCTGCGGACGGGGGCCATCGGCGTCGATCAGCTGGCGAAGGTGCGCAGCGCTATCGTCGCCGTGCTCGCCGCCATCGACGGGGAAAGTTACAGACGGCGGCGGCGCAATCGCCAGGATACGGTCCTCGCTGGTGCAAACGCCGGGCGGCTTTTGCGCCAGATGCGCGAGCAAGTCAGCGGGCGCTGGCAGGGCCCCCTCAAGGTGCCGGCGAGGTCGGTCATGGTCTGTGTGAGCCTGGGCGCCATGGCGGATGACCTGACCACGGAAATCCTGGTGCGTATCTTGCGGCATGAAAAACGCGATGCCCGCCATGTGTCGTTCGAGGACCTGCCGCTGGCGGTGGCGCCGTCCCCGGAGGCCGCTGAGGGCGTCTCCATCGTCTACATCGTCAGCGGTCTCCCCGGCGAGGAACGAAAACGCGGCCAGGCAACCGCCGAAGAAATGCGTCGCCGCTTTCCTCACGCCTGCATCGTCGCCGTATTTCTCCCCGGCTTGATGCGAAAGCCCGACACGGAGAACGAGACCTTGCCGGCCGCCGACTTCTCGGCCTCCTCTCTCAGTCAAGCGGTGCAGTTCTGCATCGACATGCACGTACACGCACCTCCGTCCTTGCATGTCGTCAATGACGGCTGA
- a CDS encoding pilus assembly protein TadG-related protein yields MVTRFAARQSESGLVAVSTALVLAALLGFFALAFDIGVLMETRAQLQNGADAAALAAARSLNGQADGLDAARLAAFDYSNRHAAFGENIEIGSSDVSFGRWHLLGTECQFGSSGHDCFEPLSTTDPRKISAVKIRNGRDGVSTHNPLVALPFGAFVGASNGSVSSGAVAVGGGAAAVSCPLPLVVAECKIVNPLNNQLTCGPGPQLTATFTNAPGDAVGFVNMDPTKGGGTNGKETADAIESLAKCDSNTTRQTGLYPMQNGNDFGKVIDALRGATINGNTETINGPCMIGVTQTLAVSDAGCPNPIFQGSQQVLGFVKAIIVAVTDNLGTLLACPNQTLPVVPLPLQKNSVILAFPCEAPASTSEWGGGRAYNESNVRLRLVQ; encoded by the coding sequence ATGGTCACGCGGTTCGCCGCCCGACAGTCCGAGAGCGGCCTGGTGGCCGTGTCGACGGCGCTGGTGCTGGCGGCGCTGCTGGGATTTTTTGCCCTGGCCTTCGACATCGGTGTGTTGATGGAGACGCGCGCCCAGTTGCAAAATGGCGCGGACGCGGCGGCCCTGGCGGCGGCGCGCAGCCTCAACGGGCAAGCGGACGGCCTGGATGCGGCGCGCCTGGCCGCGTTCGACTACAGCAACCGGCACGCCGCCTTCGGCGAGAACATCGAGATTGGCAGCTCAGACGTGAGCTTCGGGCGCTGGCACCTGCTGGGCACCGAGTGCCAGTTCGGCAGCAGCGGCCATGACTGCTTCGAGCCTTTGTCCACCACCGACCCGCGCAAGATCAGCGCGGTGAAGATCCGCAATGGGCGCGACGGCGTCTCGACCCACAACCCGCTGGTCGCGCTGCCGTTCGGCGCCTTCGTCGGCGCCAGCAACGGCAGCGTTTCCTCGGGGGCCGTGGCGGTGGGGGGCGGCGCGGCGGCGGTCAGTTGCCCGCTGCCGTTGGTGGTCGCCGAGTGCAAGATCGTCAACCCCCTCAACAACCAACTGACCTGTGGGCCGGGCCCGCAGCTGACGGCGACATTCACCAATGCCCCCGGTGATGCTGTGGGATTCGTCAACATGGATCCAACCAAAGGGGGCGGCACCAACGGAAAGGAAACCGCGGATGCGATCGAATCGCTGGCGAAGTGCGATAGCAACACCACTCGCCAGACCGGGCTTTATCCCATGCAAAACGGCAACGACTTCGGCAAAGTCATCGACGCTCTTCGCGGCGCGACCATCAACGGGAACACCGAAACCATCAACGGGCCGTGCATGATCGGGGTGACGCAGACCCTGGCAGTTTCGGACGCCGGCTGCCCCAATCCGATCTTTCAGGGCTCGCAACAGGTGTTGGGCTTCGTCAAGGCCATCATCGTCGCCGTCACCGACAACCTTGGCACTCTGCTGGCGTGTCCCAACCAGACCTTGCCGGTGGTGCCGCTTCCGCTGCAGAAAAACAGCGTGATCCTGGCCTTTCCGTGCGAGGCGCCCGCCAGCACCAGCGAGTGGGGCGGCGGCCGCGCCTACAACGAATCGAACGTTCGGCTGCGGCTGGTTCAGTAG
- a CDS encoding type II secretion system F family protein: MPAVASTLFGVNWELGAIALGVTALLVALAAAAQVLLAPQDGVVARIDRLVSRPEGEPTRMSREENRAAVLLGRLLRPLVALARPTSTDEISRLRSSLVRAGLRSERAMEIFLISKLVLAGAATMTFLNFNSRLPHGLRFPMVGAVALLVCGVAFFLPNIWLSQRTKGRQTSIERGLPDAMDLLVTCVEAGLGLDAALGRVAAELKPVAPLLAAELILTVREAQAGLPRREALRRLSERTGVDDLRELAAVLAQTEIFGTSIARALRIHADGMRTRRMQIAERKASMVGVKMTFPLIFCVLPSLMAVVLGPAIVSIAANIITRAH; the protein is encoded by the coding sequence ATGCCCGCTGTTGCGTCGACGCTGTTTGGCGTGAACTGGGAGCTGGGGGCGATCGCCCTGGGCGTCACCGCCCTGCTGGTGGCGTTGGCGGCGGCTGCCCAGGTGCTGCTGGCGCCTCAGGACGGGGTCGTCGCCCGCATCGATCGGCTGGTGAGTCGCCCGGAGGGCGAGCCGACCCGGATGTCGCGCGAAGAAAACCGGGCGGCAGTTCTGCTCGGCCGTCTGCTCCGGCCACTGGTGGCGCTGGCCAGGCCCACCAGCACGGATGAGATCTCCCGTCTGCGCAGCAGCCTGGTCCGGGCCGGTCTGCGATCCGAGCGGGCGATGGAGATTTTTCTGATCAGCAAGCTTGTCCTGGCCGGCGCGGCCACGATGACATTCTTGAATTTCAATAGCCGACTGCCGCACGGGCTTCGCTTTCCCATGGTGGGCGCGGTCGCCCTGCTGGTGTGCGGGGTGGCCTTTTTCTTGCCGAATATTTGGCTCTCTCAGCGCACCAAGGGCCGGCAGACCAGCATCGAGCGCGGTCTTCCGGACGCCATGGATCTGCTGGTCACTTGTGTCGAAGCGGGATTGGGTCTGGACGCGGCGCTGGGGCGGGTGGCCGCCGAGTTGAAGCCGGTCGCTCCGCTTCTGGCCGCCGAGCTCATTCTCACCGTTCGCGAGGCCCAGGCCGGTTTGCCCCGGCGCGAAGCATTGCGCCGGCTGTCGGAGCGCACCGGCGTGGACGATTTGCGAGAGCTGGCGGCCGTGCTGGCGCAGACCGAGATCTTCGGCACCAGCATCGCGCGCGCCCTGCGCATTCACGCCGACGGCATGCGGACGCGGCGGATGCAGATCGCCGAACGGAAGGCTTCCATGGTGGGTGTGAAGATGACCTTCCCGCTGATCTTTTGCGTGCTGCCATCGCTGATGGCCGTGGTCCTGGGGCCGGCCATCGTGTCCATCGCCGCCAACATCATCACCAGGGCCCATTAG
- a CDS encoding type II secretion system F family protein, whose amino-acid sequence MNNLLMGAAALAVVALFEGLYYALAFLSERKKEDLRRRLHALGGTERDRLSVLRAGRLSSNPTLDGVLASFPALERLGALIDEAQVGGMVAGLLAFSTAAALIGGVAGLFLRGPAIGALLFCVGAAAPTARLYLARESRSRKLSQQLPSALDMMARSLRAGHALTSAFKLVATEMPGPINLEFARAYEEQNLGLSFEHAVLQMTVRAHNNRDMKIFAVSVIVQKETGGNLVEILEKLAETIRSRYQFYGKLAALSAEGKLSGIVLGGLPIVIALMLMAVNHDYLLPLVTSPMGRAIVGYAIISWVFGLIWLRQMGKVEL is encoded by the coding sequence ATGAACAACCTTCTCATGGGAGCAGCCGCGCTGGCGGTGGTGGCACTGTTCGAGGGCCTCTATTACGCCCTCGCCTTCCTGTCAGAGAGGAAGAAGGAAGATCTGCGCCGGCGCTTGCACGCGTTGGGCGGCACGGAGCGCGACCGCCTCTCGGTGCTGCGGGCCGGGCGGCTTTCGTCCAATCCCACGCTCGACGGCGTGCTCGCCAGCTTTCCCGCGCTGGAGCGACTAGGCGCGCTCATCGACGAAGCGCAGGTGGGCGGCATGGTGGCCGGCCTGCTGGCCTTCTCGACGGCGGCGGCCCTGATTGGCGGTGTCGCTGGCCTGTTTCTGCGCGGGCCGGCGATCGGCGCGCTGCTTTTTTGCGTGGGCGCTGCGGCTCCCACCGCCCGCCTCTATCTCGCGCGCGAGAGCCGGAGCCGCAAGCTATCCCAGCAGCTTCCGAGCGCGCTGGACATGATGGCCCGTTCGTTGCGCGCCGGCCACGCCCTGACCAGCGCTTTCAAGCTGGTCGCCACCGAAATGCCGGGACCCATCAATCTGGAATTCGCGCGCGCTTACGAGGAGCAGAACCTGGGCCTGAGCTTCGAGCACGCTGTCTTGCAGATGACCGTCCGCGCCCACAACAACCGCGACATGAAGATCTTCGCGGTGTCCGTGATCGTCCAGAAAGAGACCGGCGGCAACCTGGTCGAGATTCTGGAGAAGCTGGCCGAGACCATCCGGAGCCGGTACCAATTTTACGGCAAGCTGGCCGCGCTCTCCGCCGAAGGCAAGCTCTCCGGCATCGTGCTGGGGGGGCTGCCTATTGTCATCGCGCTGATGCTGATGGCGGTCAATCACGACTACCTTTTGCCGCTGGTCACCTCGCCGATGGGTCGCGCGATCGTCGGATACGCGATCATAAGCTGGGTCTTCGGACTCATTTGGCTGCGACAGATGGGAAAGGTGGAGCTGTGA